The Pyxidicoccus trucidator DNA segment AGTACCTCTTGTAGGCCTCGGCCGCCTGGGAATTCCGCCCGGTGGACTGGTACGCCATGCCGAGCGACAGCCAGGCACGCGCATTCCGGTCCTCCTCCTTGACGACTTCCTGGAGGAGCTTGGCGGCCTCGCGGTGGGCGGACTGCGCGATGGAGCCGTTCACCAGCGAGATGCCCAGGCCGGCCTTCGCCTCCATGGAGGCCGGCTTGAGCGCCAGCGCCTTGCGGTAGCTGATGGCGGCGGACATGTGCCGGCCACCGACGATGGCCGCCTTCGCCGCCTTCACCAGGCTGGCGTACTCGACCTCCGGGTCCACCGGCGGCGTGTTGACGTCCGCAGTCACGGGGCCCGCGTCGGCGGCCTCGACCTTCGGTGCCTCCACGGTGGCCGTCCCCGCGTCCGGCGTGGCGGCGGGAGTCGGCGCGGTGGCGGTGGCCGTGCCCGCGTCGGCGGCCGTCGGCGTGGCCGTCTCGGGCGGCGTGGGCGGAACCTGCGGCGGGTCCTTCTCCGGCACCTGCACCGTGTTGTTCGGGGTCGGCTGCTCCACCGGGGGCTTCGGGGCCGGGTCCTGCTTCTTGCCGGAGCCTCCGCCCACGACGACGACCGCGGCGACCGCGCCGATGAGCAGCAGGCCCGCGGCCACGTACAGGCCGGTGCGCTTGGGGCGGACGGCCTCGGCCTGCGCCGCGTCGCTGGACACGGCCTTCGCCTCGGAGGACGTCGCGGCCTTCGTCTCCACGGCGGGCGACGGCGACTTCGGCTCGGCGGGCTTCTCCGTGACGGCGACCGGCGCCGACGGCGCGCCCGTGTAGCCGGGCAGCGGCGCGCTCGGCGTCGGCGGCTCCTCGGAGATGTCGGGCGCCAGCGGCGTGGCGGCGACGGGAACCCCGTGGCCAGGGTACGGCGGCAGCGCGAGCTGCTGCGGCGGAGGGGACTCCTCCACCTCGAGGATGGGCTCGGAGTCCGCGGACTCATGAGAGCCGGAGCCCCTGCCACTCACCAACGTCACCTCGGACGACGGCGGAGCAGGCGCCGGCGGGGGCACGGGCGGGAACGGGTTGGGGCCCACAGCGGCGCCACCGAAGATGGGGGCGCGCGGCGCCGCGGGCGGCTCGACGGAGGCGGCGGCCTGGGCGAAGGCAGGGGACGAGGAACCGGACGCCCTGGCGTTCCCGCTGCCACGCGGCCCGGAAGACCAGAGCGAGCCCGGGCCCCACGTGGACGCCGAGCCGATGCCCTCGGTGTCCACGCGGCTCCAGTCCAGCAGCAGGCTGCGGTGCGCGTGCTCCACGGCGCGGTGGGCTGGGGGCGGCTCCACGAGGAAGGCCGAGCCCTCCTCGGCGGGAGGCAGCGGCGGCGCCGCCACCGGCTCCTCGGCGGCACCGTTGCGTCGGGGCCTCGCGGGGAAGACGACGACGTTCGCCGGCTGGGCCGGCCCCGTCGCGGCAGCAGCCGCCGAGGCCTCGTCCTCCACGCCCGCGGGCGGCGCGAGCACGCTCGGCGGCATGGCGCGGGGCGCGGGTGGGACGTCCACGGGCGCGACGGGCGGCGGCTCGGGCGCCACGGCCACGGGGACCGGAGCCGGCTCGGGCGCCACGGCCACGGGGGCCGGCGGCGGCTCGGGCGCGGCGGGGGCGGGCTCCACGGGCGCGCTCGGCGGCGGGGCCGCGTTGAGCCACTGCTCGATGCCGGGCTTGCTGCTCTGCACCGGCTCCAGCGGGGCGTTGCCCAGCTCGCGGATGAGGCCCTCGAAGTACAGCTTGCTGATGATGCCCAGCGCGGCCAGGTCCTCGAAGTCCGAGTCCTCCACCACGCGGCTCAGGGTGCGCTTGCCGTCGAACAGGCGCAGCAGCCCGT contains these protein-coding regions:
- a CDS encoding response regulator, which translates into the protein MAKQHLLLVDGDAKSLRVMEVSLKKAGFSVTTAIHGKDALEKVQISPPDLVLADTKMPEMDGFELCKALKSDERFKFIPYVFLTNQKSVEFKVRGLELGGDDYLTKPIYIKEIVTRVKMILQKAEKERIEKRETTKGGFAGSLADMGVVDLVQTFEIGRKTGLINIQGERTGTVYFKDGRVVDAELGRLKGENAFYRMLNTFEGQFEVQFSALDRPERIEISTQGLLMEGMRRLDEWGRMLEQLPPLETVFEIDYHQLADRLSEIPDEVNGLLRLFDGKRTLSRVVEDSDFEDLAALGIISKLYFEGLIRELGNAPLEPVQSSKPGIEQWLNAAPPPSAPVEPAPAAPEPPPAPVAVAPEPAPVPVAVAPEPPPVAPVDVPPAPRAMPPSVLAPPAGVEDEASAAAAATGPAQPANVVVFPARPRRNGAAEEPVAAPPLPPAEEGSAFLVEPPPAHRAVEHAHRSLLLDWSRVDTEGIGSASTWGPGSLWSSGPRGSGNARASGSSSPAFAQAAASVEPPAAPRAPIFGGAAVGPNPFPPVPPPAPAPPSSEVTLVSGRGSGSHESADSEPILEVEESPPPQQLALPPYPGHGVPVAATPLAPDISEEPPTPSAPLPGYTGAPSAPVAVTEKPAEPKSPSPAVETKAATSSEAKAVSSDAAQAEAVRPKRTGLYVAAGLLLIGAVAAVVVVGGGSGKKQDPAPKPPVEQPTPNNTVQVPEKDPPQVPPTPPETATPTAADAGTATATAPTPAATPDAGTATVEAPKVEAADAGPVTADVNTPPVDPEVEYASLVKAAKAAIVGGRHMSAAISYRKALALKPASMEAKAGLGISLVNGSIAQSAHREAAKLLQEVVKEEDRNARAWLSLGMAYQSTGRNSQAAEAYKRYLFLEPTGASANEVRSLLKGLGN